The following proteins are co-located in the Xiphophorus hellerii strain 12219 chromosome 2, Xiphophorus_hellerii-4.1, whole genome shotgun sequence genome:
- the LOC116710482 gene encoding olfactomedin-4-like encodes MKLFVPLIVPLWALFSLAQQAAPSKSCKCELNPTEKAFPHDKLQTAEGNATDCNTNITPQKALELESLLLGLEKRLTQLHSDVSVLEEEDDGELYGVLSLFVIENEMVEIRQLMDKLNSTTVEQQVLTADTAQQLEELKIEMIKLEKFDTMEVVKGRQVNRHLKSALETCRIGVNATVAPTQPPYGTCQRGPLRSITGPSVNTQGEFSGNYAYGAWGRDPKPEMRKENWYWMVPLTSSQYANYIRFYSSLSALIIGVSTPGNIQIASSNPTTNTIQGPNNVLYGSALYYNCYNRDAVCRFNLTSKSVTSVQLPKGTRYNSKSNFCHLEDCYLYTDLDLATDESGVWVVYTTTEALGNLVLTKVEETEPPTLSKTWHTSVYKRSVTNTFMACGVLYATRYIDTNVEEVFYSFDTTTGMENFKVNIFINKVSPNIFSLNYNPVDQMLYAYSNAKMVSYKALFG; translated from the exons ATGAAGCTCTTTGTTCCACTAATTGTTCCACTGTGGGCTCTGTTCTCCCTAGCCCAGCAG GCAGCTCCAAGTAAAAGCTGCAAATGTGAGCtgaatccaacagaaaaggCTTTTCCTCACGACAAACTCCAAACAGCGGAAGGCAATGCGACAGACTGCAACACCAACATCACACCACAGAAG GCACTGGAGCTGGAGAGTCTGCTGCTGGGACTGGAGAAACGCCTGACCCAGCTGCACAGTGACGTGTCTGtcctggaggaggaggacgatGGAGAGCTGTATGGTGTTCTCAGTCTGTTCGTTATAGAGAACGAAATGGTTGAGATCAGGCAGCTGATGGACAAGCTCAACAGCACCACTGTGGAACAACAAGTCCTCACCGCTGACACCGCTCAACAG CTTGAGGAGTTAAAAATTGAAATGATAAAACTGGAGAAATTTGACACCATGGAGGTGGTGAAGGGACGACAAGTCAACAGGCACCTGAAGAGCGCCCTGGAAACATGCAGGATCGGAGTTAATGCCACTGTCGCACCCACCCAACCACCATATG gtaCCTGTCAACGCGGTCCACTTCGGAGCATCACCGGGCCTAGTGTGAACACACAAGGAGAGTTCTCTGGCAATTATGCATACGGAGCTTGGGGTCGCGATCCCAAACCAGAAATGAGGAAGGAGAATTGGTACTGGATGGTACCGCTGACTTCCAGCCAGTACGCTAACTATATCCGTTTCTACTCCAGTCTTAGCGCCCTCATCATTGGGGTGAGCACTCCAG GCAACATTCAGATCGCTTCCTCTAACCCAACCACCAACACCATTCAGGGTCCTAATAATGTTTTGTATGGAAGTGCCTTGTACTACAACTGTTACAACCGAGATGCTGTTTGTCGATTCAACCTCACCAGCAAAAGTGTGACCAGCGTACAACTACCAAAAGGAACCAG GTATAACTCGAAGAGTAATTTCTGCCACCTTGAAGACTGCTACCTCTACACTGACCTGGACCTGGCCACTGATGAGTCAGGCGTTTGGGTTGTCTACACCACCACCGAGGCATTAGGCAATCTGGTTCTGACCAAGGTGGAGGAGACTGAGCCGCCGACGCTCAGTAAAACATGGCACACTTCAGTCTACAAGCGAAGTGTGACCAACACTTTCATGGCCTGCGGTGTCCTCTACGCAACACGCTACATCGACACAAATGTGGAGGAggtgttttattcttttgacACCACGACAGGGATGGAGAACTTCAAAGTTAACATCTTCATAAACAAGGTGTCTCCTAACATTTTCTCCTTGAACTACAACCCAGTGGACCAGATGCTGTACGCATACAGTAATGCTAAAATGGTCTCCTACAAGGCTTTGTTTGGGTAA
- the LOC116728974 gene encoding olfactomedin-like: MMLLLFPLLFSSVQIWAYRVPGQKKSDSCQCDVNTTIWSFPALKYEAVQQQVETCEKSLHGLQGQVLVSSQRLPGIQVQISNLTARLEPYQYLHDRGLYTALSIRLLGQELSQLETDITVVHSQLNNAQSQKLHKEVGKLHKDVLKMQTSDTVNMKTVKEKLRYLKNNVESCKSIPKDFRGQNRYCMKGLITNISDPITTKINPYDKNHISGSWGKQAQMDSGTDTETYWVQTLTSSNIYGNIVRLYQTYKDFMRSANHRDATFSSSVTAPTAIEGPSAVLYGDGLYYHCYRSADICRYDLKTNEVKRVTLPGTGVGFNNKFPYCYYECRSNSDVDVEADETGLWALYATVGNHGNLVVSKLFWDDNSKTINVSQTWETRLFKKAATNAFMVCGVMYATRYVDEYREEVFYAFDTATGKEDNSLALPLEKVAKGVASLSYNPVNRQIYMYNDGYLLAYQAYF; encoded by the exons atgatgctgctgctctTCCCACTGCTGTTTTCTTCG GTACAGATCTGGGCTTACCGTGTACCTGGTCAGAAAAAGTCTGACTCTTGCCAGTGCGATGTGAACACCACAATATGGTCGTTCCCTGCTCTGAAGTATGAGGctgtgcagcagcaggttgaAACCTGTGAGAAGTCTCTGCACGGCCTGCAGGGGCAG GTGTTGGTCTCCAGTCAGCGTCTCCCTGGCATTCAGGTTCAAATTTCAAACTTGACAGCGCGACTTGAGCCATACCAGTACCTGCATGACCGCGGACTGTACACAGCGCTGTCCATCCGTCTGCTGGGCCAGGAGCTCAGCCAGCTGGAGACGGACATCACCGTTGTGCACAGCCAGCTCAACAACGCCCAGTCACAGAAACTCCACAAAGAG GTGGGTAAATTGCATAAAGATGTGCTAAAGATGCAAACGTCAGACACAGTGAACATGAAGACAGTCAAGGAGAAACTTCGCTACCTGAAGAACAACGTCGAATCCTGCAAGTCGATCCCAAAAGACTTCAGAG GCCAGAACAGGTACTGCATGAAGGGCCTGATCACCAACATCAGTGACCCCATTACAACCAAAATCAATCCCTATGACAAGAACCACATCTCTGGATCATGGGGCAAACAGGCGCAGATGGACAGTGGGACGGACACAGAAACCTACTGGGTTCAGACCCTAACCAGCAGCAACATCTATGGAAACATAGTCCGCCTTTACCAAACCTACAAAGACTTCATGCGTTCTGCCAACCACAGGGACGCTACTTTCTCATCCTCCGTCACAGCTCCCACCGCCATTGAGGGTCCTAGTGCTGTGCTGTACGGTGACGGTCTGTATTATCACTGCTACCGCTCTGCAGATATTTGCCGCTACGACCTGAAGACCAATGAGGTCAAGCGGGTGACCCTTCCTGGCACAGGTGTGGgcttcaacaacaaatttccATATTGTTACTATGAATGCCGCTCGAATAGCGATGTGGATGTTGAGGCCGATGAAACCGGGCTGTGGGCTCTATATGCCACTGTTGGCAACCATGGTAATCTGGTAGTGAGCAAGCTGTTTTGGGATGACAACTCAAAGACGATCAACGTGTCTCAAACCTGGGAGACGAGGCTGTTCAAGAAGGCAGCGACTAACGCTTTCATGGTATGTGGTGTGATGTACGCCACCCGCTATGTAGATGAATACAGAGAGGAAGTATTCTACGCCTTTGACACAGCAACAGGAAAAGAGGACAACTCTCTGGCACTGCCACTGGAGAAGGTAGCCAAAGGAGTGGCTAGTCTGAGCTACAACCCGGTCAACAGGCAGATCTACATGTACAATGATGGATATCTCCTAGCCTATCAGGCCTACTTCTGA